Proteins encoded by one window of Sciurus carolinensis chromosome 12, mSciCar1.2, whole genome shotgun sequence:
- the LOC124962112 gene encoding calmodulin-A-like: MVDQLTEEQIAEFKEAFSLFDKDGDGTITTKELGTVMRSLGQNPTEAELQDMINEVDADGNGTIDFPEFLTMMARKMKDTDSEEEIREAFRVFDKDGNGYISSAELRHVMTNLGEKLTDEEVDEMIREADIDGDGQVNYEEFVQMMTAK; encoded by the coding sequence ATGGTTGACCAACTGACTGAAGAGCAGATTGCAGAATTCAAAGAAGCTTTTTCACTATTTGACAAGGATGGTGATGGAACTATAACAACAAAGGAATTGGGAACTGTAATGAGGTCTCTTGGGCAGAATCCCACAGAAGCAGAGTTACAGGACATGATTAATGAAGTAGATGCTGATGGTAATGGCACAATTGACTTCCCTGAATTTCTGACAATGatggcaagaaaaatgaaagacacagacagTGAAGAAGAAATTAGAGAAGCATTCCGTGTGTTTGATAAGGATGGCAATGGCTATATTAGTTCAGCAGAGCTTCGCCATGTGATGACAAACCTTGGAGAGAAGTTAACAGATGAAGAGGTTGAtgaaatgatcagggaagcagaTATTGATGGTGATGGTCAAGTAAACTATGAAGAGTTTGTACAAATGATGACAGCAAAGTGA